In one Chitinivibrio alkaliphilus ACht1 genomic region, the following are encoded:
- a CDS encoding endonuclease III domain-containing protein, giving the protein MIHDLYKALLETYGQQGWWPLVSRCPENAYHPGDYTPPQREEERFETLCGAILTQNTTWDNAQKAVHALRRSGIRSAATFLKTPPRDIQQCIRPAGYYNQKYEYLYTLLCFFQSIGMACPTRTDLLSLRGVGPETADTILLYAYGEPFFIVDAYTRRILSAYGAIPSHASYQAVQGIIMAEIPRDVRVYNEYHALLVAHGKRYYRGKHRTADPLRQIIPYHTSDTSDDGAL; this is encoded by the coding sequence GTGATACACGATCTCTACAAAGCCCTTCTTGAAACCTACGGCCAGCAGGGGTGGTGGCCCTTGGTGTCCCGCTGTCCGGAGAACGCCTATCATCCGGGAGATTATACCCCGCCACAGAGGGAGGAAGAACGCTTTGAAACCCTCTGTGGCGCCATACTTACTCAAAACACCACATGGGATAATGCACAAAAAGCGGTGCACGCCCTGCGCCGCAGTGGCATTCGCTCTGCAGCAACATTTCTCAAAACTCCACCTCGTGACATACAGCAATGTATTCGCCCTGCAGGGTATTACAACCAAAAATATGAATACCTCTACACCCTCCTGTGCTTCTTTCAAAGTATTGGCATGGCCTGCCCCACCCGCACAGACCTCCTCTCCCTTCGCGGTGTCGGTCCGGAAACAGCTGATACAATACTTCTCTATGCCTACGGCGAACCCTTCTTTATCGTCGATGCATACACCCGCAGAATACTCTCTGCATATGGAGCCATACCTTCCCATGCCTCATACCAAGCCGTCCAAGGCATCATTATGGCTGAGATCCCCCGAGATGTACGAGTGTACAATGAGTATCACGCCCTCTTGGTTGCCCATGGCAAGCGGTATTATCGGGGGAAACACAGAACGGCTGATCCCCTGAGGCAAATAATTCCATATCATACTTCTGACACATCAGATGATGGAGCTCTGTAA
- the argA gene encoding amino-acid N-acetyltransferase, protein MNNDQLQDQVDSIRQTFGYIREFRGATFVIKIDSSLIQNEDSFPVLLRDIVLLHTAGIQIILVPGAKQRIDQILSHFNISCATVGGRRISTPEAIPFVKMAAFDVSNRLMTLLAENKENAVIGNWVRARSLGVSQGIDYQCTGTIDKIDGPALQNVLEDEVIPIIPNIGWSLSGHPYNISSNELAYEISCAVKSEKLFFLTDAPPISSSTYKLLPDMETDEAGRISSLSTDQIEPFISLNTHKGVYDTNMELLTYASRASKKGVKRVHLIHGCDDGVLLQEIFSNRGAGTMIHRDLHENIRPAQHTDIADILRITAPLIKEGILLHRSYEDIQNALSEYYVYEIDKTLHGCGALRKYSDGSYEIYSVAVDKSYASLGTGKQLLSYLTARAEAQRAPRVFLLTTQTIDWFLNLGFTEAHLADLPAEKAASYNHGRSSRILIKELSAPRQRR, encoded by the coding sequence ATGAATAACGATCAACTTCAAGACCAGGTGGACAGCATTCGCCAAACCTTCGGGTACATACGCGAGTTTCGTGGAGCAACCTTTGTTATTAAGATTGACAGCTCCCTCATTCAAAACGAAGACTCCTTTCCCGTTCTCCTTCGAGATATTGTTCTGCTTCATACAGCAGGCATACAGATTATTCTTGTTCCGGGAGCAAAACAGCGTATCGACCAAATACTTTCCCATTTTAACATCTCCTGTGCCACCGTAGGAGGGCGACGAATCTCCACCCCAGAGGCAATTCCCTTTGTAAAAATGGCCGCCTTTGATGTGTCAAACCGGCTTATGACGCTTCTTGCAGAAAACAAGGAAAATGCCGTGATTGGCAACTGGGTGCGCGCACGAAGCCTCGGCGTCTCTCAGGGCATTGACTACCAATGCACCGGCACTATTGACAAAATAGACGGGCCTGCATTGCAGAATGTCCTCGAGGATGAAGTAATCCCCATCATTCCCAACATCGGTTGGAGTCTTTCAGGCCATCCCTACAATATCTCATCGAACGAACTAGCCTATGAAATCAGCTGTGCCGTAAAAAGCGAAAAGCTCTTTTTTCTTACGGATGCCCCCCCCATCAGCAGCAGCACCTACAAGCTTCTTCCCGATATGGAAACAGACGAAGCAGGACGAATTTCCAGCCTATCCACAGACCAAATAGAACCCTTTATCTCTCTCAACACACACAAAGGTGTGTATGATACCAACATGGAACTGCTCACCTACGCCTCGCGCGCCAGCAAAAAGGGCGTAAAACGGGTACATCTGATTCATGGCTGCGATGACGGTGTTCTCTTACAGGAAATCTTTTCAAACCGTGGGGCTGGCACAATGATCCACCGTGATCTCCATGAGAATATCCGTCCTGCCCAGCATACGGATATTGCCGATATCCTGCGAATTACCGCCCCCCTCATAAAAGAGGGGATTCTTCTGCATCGCAGTTATGAAGATATTCAGAATGCCCTATCTGAGTATTACGTCTATGAGATCGATAAAACCCTCCACGGATGCGGCGCGTTGCGAAAATACTCTGACGGAAGCTACGAAATATACAGTGTTGCCGTAGATAAGAGTTACGCCTCTTTGGGCACGGGAAAGCAGTTACTATCCTACCTTACTGCGCGAGCAGAAGCACAGAGAGCACCACGGGTATTTCTCCTCACAACACAAACGATTGACTGGTTTCTCAACCTCGGATTTACCGAGGCACATCTTGCCGACCTGCCTGCGGAGAAAGCAGCGTCCTACAACCATGGAAGAAGTTCCCGTATTCTCATAAAAGAACTCTCTGCACCAAGGCAACGGCGCTGA
- a CDS encoding tRNA-queuosine alpha-mannosyltransferase domain-containing protein produces the protein MNIALIEPFFTGSHKTWAQQSQKLSKNPIDIFHLPGIFWKSRMNTGAAILAKQFMDSPKQFDRIIATSMLDLPLFLALTRKKSAHIPCYYYFHENQLAYPWSPKDREKQRGTDMHYILKNYTSALAADKVFFNSVYNRDSLLQGLTSFFRRFPDTYTYDPNELYEKSMVLPIGIHLSRFDQHKETKPEKATLLWNHRWEPDKNPHAFVRLVERLYHHGLDFNVIVAGEQAGHGLSGAFSSLPELLGPRLIHFGYAKSFARYAQLLHQATHLPVTSTQDFFGISIMEAVYCRAIPFLPDRLTYPSLFNKEQNEEYFYKNEDDLFEKISHSILKRNALPHLRRFAAPYDWKHIISQYDQLLK, from the coding sequence ATGAACATAGCCCTCATAGAACCATTTTTTACCGGATCACATAAAACCTGGGCACAACAGTCGCAGAAACTGAGCAAAAACCCCATTGATATATTTCACCTACCGGGGATATTCTGGAAAAGTCGCATGAACACAGGGGCGGCCATCCTGGCAAAACAGTTCATGGATTCTCCCAAACAGTTTGATCGTATTATTGCAACAAGTATGCTCGACCTGCCCCTATTTCTCGCCTTAACCCGTAAGAAGTCTGCCCATATCCCCTGTTACTACTATTTTCATGAGAATCAGCTTGCCTATCCGTGGTCACCCAAGGACCGAGAAAAGCAACGCGGAACAGACATGCACTATATTCTCAAAAACTATACCTCCGCCTTGGCTGCGGACAAGGTGTTCTTTAATTCTGTCTACAATAGAGATTCCCTGCTACAAGGACTCACGTCATTCTTCCGGCGTTTTCCAGACACTTATACCTATGACCCGAATGAACTCTATGAAAAAAGTATGGTGCTCCCCATTGGAATACACCTCTCCCGCTTTGATCAACATAAAGAGACAAAACCCGAAAAAGCAACTCTTTTGTGGAATCATCGCTGGGAACCCGATAAAAATCCTCACGCCTTTGTTCGCTTGGTTGAGCGTCTCTACCACCACGGCCTTGATTTCAATGTCATCGTGGCCGGAGAACAGGCTGGTCATGGGCTTTCCGGGGCTTTTTCATCTCTCCCTGAGCTGCTTGGCCCGCGACTCATACATTTCGGCTATGCAAAAAGCTTTGCCCGGTATGCCCAACTTCTTCACCAGGCGACCCATCTTCCCGTGACCAGCACACAAGATTTTTTCGGTATTAGTATCATGGAAGCGGTATATTGTCGGGCGATTCCTTTTTTGCCAGATCGCCTTACCTATCCATCTCTTTTTAACAAAGAGCAGAATGAAGAATATTTTTATAAAAATGAAGATGATCTGTTTGAGAAAATATCCCATAGTATATTAAAGAGAAACGCGCTGCCCCATCTACGAAGATTCGCAGCCCCCTATGACTGGAAACATATTATCTCGCAATACGACCAACTTCTCAAATAA
- a CDS encoding aldose 1-epimerase, with amino-acid sequence MSIIGAGVQTYEYTRKNVRFHVDSLGGKILQVEVDNIPLLHYDPQDIKHSGIPLCLPFFGPLSTGKLPLDGKEYPLGQHGFFRDCEFTITEEKQCLLCTLNASEETLRMYPYDFTFIAHYEPIPHGIKMTFYLTNRDTKVMEIAPGVHPYLRVEDPEAVYITTDADHGNNSKKAFNTVSLADCDDIDVVEHRPTHRTIRIAKTPDLHLIGHGLEHTTITPGTDAYTLQLSADMKKFNRMTIWRDTIDAPYICVEPAFEEDALLTHEAIKLHPKETFTTTVILKKNQS; translated from the coding sequence ATGAGTATTATCGGTGCAGGTGTACAAACCTATGAATATACACGAAAGAATGTTCGTTTTCACGTGGACAGTCTCGGAGGAAAAATTCTCCAGGTGGAAGTTGATAACATCCCCTTACTCCATTATGATCCACAGGATATCAAGCATAGCGGTATCCCTCTCTGCCTTCCTTTTTTCGGCCCCTTATCCACGGGCAAACTCCCCCTCGATGGAAAGGAATACCCCCTGGGCCAGCATGGGTTCTTTCGTGATTGTGAATTTACCATAACAGAGGAAAAACAGTGTCTGCTCTGTACCCTAAACGCCTCCGAAGAGACACTTCGCATGTATCCGTATGACTTTACCTTTATTGCTCATTATGAACCAATACCTCACGGGATTAAAATGACCTTCTACCTAACAAACAGAGATACAAAGGTAATGGAAATTGCCCCGGGAGTGCATCCGTACCTGCGCGTGGAAGACCCCGAAGCAGTGTACATTACCACCGATGCCGACCACGGTAATAATAGTAAAAAGGCATTTAATACAGTTTCCCTTGCAGACTGTGACGATATCGACGTGGTGGAACACCGGCCGACCCATCGTACTATTCGAATTGCGAAGACTCCTGACCTTCACCTTATCGGGCATGGCCTTGAACATACCACTATTACCCCCGGAACAGATGCCTACACACTCCAGCTTTCCGCAGATATGAAAAAATTTAATCGTATGACCATCTGGCGTGATACGATTGATGCTCCCTACATCTGCGTTGAGCCAGCCTTTGAAGAAGATGCACTGCTTACCCATGAGGCGATTAAGCTCCACCCCAAAGAAACCTTTACCACCACGGTTATTCTCAAGAAGAACCAGTCCTAA
- a CDS encoding S41 family peptidase has product MRLGVFEDTLYVKEVFPDGPAAAVGLQPYDRILAIDSIPLRGRYDLYTLLTQSSGTYLFEILRDERRTYEIATTTSSLPPVYGTFLDSSLAYIYISSFLHGNDGMNDRSSDALWNALEATDDASVTLLDLRDNPGGYVAELRRMAAFFLAPQDTLVLKEFRQSPTRVDLEPLFPDPEEKRSVASERTFILLVNEHTASAAELFTAALRHSRGCLVVGEQTYGKALGQTYWEIMGEEGEIYGMVQLSIESYITAEEKLFLGTGITPDVPVENRSDVLGDAQLYAAIEESGYGAAEPLPSRTTHRPMEQETVFRKRYVNPEAVLAYPPYQLSVPRGEPVYSPATAPREVSNLPLVFTSMCLFIGMGVVWACQCRGAL; this is encoded by the coding sequence ATGCGCCTGGGTGTTTTTGAAGATACGCTCTATGTGAAAGAGGTGTTTCCAGACGGTCCTGCAGCAGCTGTGGGGCTTCAGCCCTATGACCGAATTCTTGCGATAGACAGTATTCCACTTCGGGGAAGGTATGATCTATACACTCTTCTTACACAGAGCAGCGGAACATATCTCTTTGAGATACTGCGGGATGAACGCAGGACCTATGAAATAGCTACCACAACCTCCTCTCTTCCTCCTGTATATGGTACATTTCTTGATTCCTCCCTTGCATATATCTATATCTCCTCCTTCTTACACGGCAATGACGGAATGAATGATCGTTCCTCCGATGCGCTGTGGAACGCCTTGGAAGCCACCGATGATGCATCGGTTACGCTTCTGGATCTTCGCGATAATCCCGGCGGATATGTAGCAGAGCTTCGTCGCATGGCCGCGTTTTTTTTGGCACCACAGGACACCCTGGTGTTGAAAGAGTTTCGCCAGTCTCCGACAAGGGTTGATCTGGAACCACTTTTTCCTGATCCAGAAGAGAAACGATCTGTCGCCTCAGAACGCACGTTTATCCTTTTGGTTAATGAACACACCGCCTCTGCTGCTGAGCTTTTTACCGCTGCTCTTCGTCATTCCCGAGGGTGTTTGGTTGTGGGAGAGCAGACCTATGGGAAAGCTCTTGGACAGACGTATTGGGAAATTATGGGCGAGGAGGGGGAGATCTATGGGATGGTCCAATTAAGTATTGAGTCGTATATAACTGCTGAAGAGAAACTTTTTCTCGGGACAGGGATTACCCCCGATGTTCCTGTGGAAAACAGGAGTGATGTCTTGGGGGATGCGCAACTCTATGCGGCAATAGAAGAGTCGGGATATGGCGCAGCCGAGCCACTCCCATCCCGTACAACCCACCGGCCTATGGAGCAGGAAACGGTGTTTCGAAAACGGTATGTTAACCCTGAGGCGGTCTTGGCATATCCTCCGTATCAGCTCTCTGTACCACGGGGAGAGCCCGTCTATTCCCCGGCAACTGCTCCAAGGGAGGTTTCCAATCTTCCCCTGGTGTTCACTTCCATGTGTCTATTCATTGGTATGGGAGTGGTTTGGGCGTGTCAGTGTCGGGGAGCTCTATAG
- a CDS encoding fused MFS/spermidine synthase encodes MSSLLFGSTLFSFGVITALSFVGFSLGSHHFGNQGSRTKNPLGVYGRIELVIAGWALASPLIYGMMEYLFTFVYTAVSEMPVVLRGAQSLLMAGCILIPAFCMGGVVPLSVAYGSRKHSTRHAVALISGLHALGGFCGVFLTAGVFLPTLGVGYLFLLCGVVHLAFVFMLLRRDTPSAPVAPRGYFGNENHAVSGPPLLLLAVFFILGIVGITSEVLWVRFMDILIQNSVYTYATVMAVAILGFSAGNMASLLFQKKMGFRGLSILLMLLALYHGSFLFLPPEMILPFTTEQSLFSLIWLSFLLFFMPTCVMGLSFPVAVALYTQRNGGQAGVATGRILAADSLGTVVGVLGAGGVFLALWGVRGLTQGALVLSMGAALLCVVGIHPSRRIFTGGVFILVLSFLIYIHQQWETALPHGYVDTHGGRLTALYESPHSLMSVIDYRGGNRELYSNNLWQGEKQKNRQIMAAHVPMILAQDARKIALVGTGVGQTAQRFLYYPVDSLYCIDIEQDIEHIITTHFPRSWAADDRVRFFSEDGRSFFRHRRRTFDLISLEAGQVFRPGVAHLYTREFYEDLYTSLNEGGVVSQFIPLASFNYEYYQRVIQSFIEVFPHAVLWYNDAEFLLVGRKGGAFTNVESSFKETVERIPMVFRDLAYSHYGGPAVYLNQKEPFFAGFLAGPEELAAIAGDVPVLRDRRPELAYYTGRNQQHPFYLDSIQAHLAPPQSLLGEMDVAATTRIERYRQINLQEIIANILYITYTQTGDMSMLEAAYRANPLNMTILTTRIEQALEAEEFGRLAKYYQNALETAPENLQFLYMRAVSLHRNGDYQEALDAYERTLAVDESHVSAWNNAGVILEQMGEYERARSYYRQAISTEPGYRDARVNLSRLQRKMVAEEES; translated from the coding sequence ATGTCATCTCTCTTATTTGGGTCAACGCTCTTTTCCTTTGGCGTAATAACGGCCCTGTCCTTTGTTGGATTTTCCCTTGGGAGTCATCATTTTGGGAACCAGGGCAGTAGGACAAAAAATCCCCTTGGTGTGTATGGTCGCATTGAACTGGTAATTGCGGGGTGGGCCTTAGCCTCACCCCTGATCTACGGTATGATGGAGTACCTTTTTACCTTCGTATATACGGCGGTATCAGAAATGCCCGTGGTTTTACGGGGGGCTCAATCTCTTCTTATGGCGGGCTGTATTCTTATTCCAGCTTTCTGTATGGGCGGAGTGGTACCCCTTTCTGTTGCATATGGGAGCAGAAAACATTCAACGCGCCATGCCGTCGCTCTTATTTCTGGGCTTCATGCCCTTGGTGGCTTTTGCGGGGTCTTTCTTACGGCGGGAGTATTTTTGCCAACCCTGGGTGTTGGGTATCTTTTTCTGCTGTGCGGGGTGGTGCATCTTGCCTTTGTATTCATGCTTCTTCGTCGCGATACCCCATCTGCTCCTGTGGCGCCTCGAGGTTATTTTGGTAATGAAAATCATGCTGTGTCTGGGCCCCCCCTCCTCTTACTCGCCGTATTTTTTATTTTGGGGATTGTGGGAATTACCTCAGAGGTTCTCTGGGTTCGTTTCATGGATATTCTCATACAGAATAGTGTCTATACGTACGCCACGGTTATGGCAGTTGCTATTCTTGGCTTTAGTGCGGGAAATATGGCGTCCCTCCTTTTCCAAAAGAAGATGGGGTTTCGCGGTCTCAGTATTCTCCTTATGCTTCTTGCCCTATACCATGGGAGCTTTCTTTTTCTTCCGCCGGAGATGATTCTCCCCTTTACAACAGAGCAATCTCTCTTTTCACTCATATGGCTCTCCTTTCTGCTTTTTTTTATGCCCACCTGTGTCATGGGGTTGTCCTTCCCCGTGGCAGTAGCTCTCTACACACAAAGAAACGGGGGGCAGGCAGGGGTCGCTACGGGACGAATTCTTGCTGCTGATTCTCTGGGCACGGTGGTGGGAGTATTGGGGGCTGGAGGTGTTTTCCTTGCTCTCTGGGGGGTGCGCGGTCTTACACAGGGTGCCTTAGTTCTTTCTATGGGCGCAGCCCTGCTGTGCGTGGTTGGAATACATCCTTCCCGGAGAATCTTTACGGGGGGAGTCTTTATTCTCGTGCTTTCCTTTCTTATATATATACATCAGCAGTGGGAGACAGCCCTGCCCCATGGGTATGTTGATACTCATGGGGGGCGTTTGACCGCTCTGTACGAAAGCCCCCACTCCCTTATGTCAGTGATTGATTACCGCGGGGGAAACCGCGAACTGTACAGTAATAATCTATGGCAAGGTGAGAAACAGAAAAATCGACAAATCATGGCGGCCCATGTACCCATGATTCTTGCACAGGATGCACGAAAAATTGCTCTGGTTGGAACAGGAGTTGGGCAAACAGCTCAACGGTTTCTCTATTACCCCGTTGACTCTCTGTATTGTATTGATATTGAACAGGACATAGAGCATATTATCACAACCCATTTTCCCAGATCATGGGCCGCCGATGATCGGGTCCGTTTTTTCAGTGAGGATGGACGGAGCTTTTTCCGGCATCGGCGGCGCACCTTCGACCTCATCTCTCTTGAGGCCGGACAGGTGTTTCGTCCAGGGGTTGCTCATTTGTATACTCGGGAATTTTATGAAGATCTCTATACAAGTCTCAACGAGGGAGGAGTGGTTTCACAGTTTATTCCCTTAGCCTCCTTTAATTACGAGTACTATCAACGGGTTATACAGAGTTTTATTGAGGTGTTTCCCCATGCGGTTTTGTGGTATAATGATGCGGAATTTCTCTTAGTTGGACGAAAAGGCGGAGCTTTTACGAATGTGGAGTCATCTTTTAAAGAAACCGTAGAGCGCATACCCATGGTATTTCGTGATCTTGCCTACTCTCACTACGGTGGTCCCGCGGTCTATCTTAACCAGAAAGAGCCCTTTTTTGCAGGGTTTTTGGCAGGGCCGGAGGAACTTGCTGCGATTGCAGGGGATGTTCCCGTACTACGCGATCGTCGCCCTGAATTGGCCTACTATACCGGGCGTAATCAGCAACACCCCTTCTACCTTGACTCAATACAGGCACATCTTGCCCCGCCCCAGAGCCTTCTTGGCGAGATGGATGTGGCTGCCACTACCCGTATCGAGAGATATCGTCAGATAAATTTACAAGAAATAATCGCAAACATCCTGTACATAACATATACTCAAACAGGGGATATGAGTATGCTGGAGGCGGCTTACAGGGCCAACCCCTTAAACATGACCATACTCACAACCCGTATTGAACAGGCCCTTGAAGCAGAGGAGTTTGGGCGTCTTGCAAAGTATTACCAAAACGCCTTGGAGACTGCCCCTGAGAACCTTCAGTTTTTATATATGCGGGCCGTTTCGTTGCATCGCAATGGAGACTACCAGGAGGCTCTGGATGCCTATGAAAGGACCTTGGCTGTAGATGAATCCCACGTATCGGCATGGAATAATGCAGGGGTTATCCTTGAGCAGATGGGTGAGTATGAACGTGCTCGTTCGTATTATCGTCAAGCCATATCAACTGAGCCGGGCTACCGAGATGCGCGGGTCAATCTTTCACGCTTGCAGAGAAAAATGGTGGCCGAAGAAGAGTCGTAG